Below is a genomic region from Chelmon rostratus isolate fCheRos1 chromosome 7, fCheRos1.pri, whole genome shotgun sequence.
GGAACTGAGAGCCCTACTGAATGTgaagaagagttttttttttagatctgGGGACAAAAATTAGCTGAAAAAGGTGCAGAGGGAGTTGAAAAGGAAgataagacaaagacagcacagagTGCCCTCAGAGGAATAATGCCAGAGAGGTCTGGAgaggcctgaaaaccatctctgGCCACACCAAAGAGACTGGgaggggcccagaatctggagactGGGAATGGGCAAAAtaactgaatctgtttttcaacagaTTTGAATCTGCCCCCATTCCCTCCCCCACCCACTACGACCCAGACCAGATGCCATTACCTCCGCACTCCGCACTTGGAGCactgtgagggtcatgtttttagACTTCTCCAGcgctttcaacacaatccagccatcactaCCCAGGGGaggctggaaggagctggagtagactgcAACCTGGCTACTTGGAACAAGCAACTTCAAATAGTGTGAAATGAACCACCTACACATAAACGCTAGCAAGACAAAGAAGATGGTGATTGATTTCCACAGGAAGGTACCACAGACTACTGCCAATGAACATacagggtttggacattgagatcgtgggCAAGTACAAGTATCTTAGTGTTTACCTCGGCTGTGGGAgctctgagagagacagaaaagactaaacaaactggtcaggagagctggctctgtcctgaactgccctctggacaccatcaAGGAGGTGTGTGAGAAGAGaatgttagccaagctgacaataatcatggacaacccctctcaTCCACACATGAGACAGTGGGGGACtttaagcagctccttcagcaacagactgctgcacacaactgcaggtccttcattccagcagctctcagactgttcaactccagcaccatttaacatttaactgtCAACATCATTTAACATAGCCTGTTTCAGAAACCGACTGTTTTTGTACTACCGTGTTATTattgtttaacattttgctgatatCCACTACATCCATGCAAATATCCTGTGcaatatacatattttttcattgtgcttatatttttatttctgtggtgTGTATATTCTCTACTGTGCAATGGTactaaactcttttttttctatagACCTAATTACTTCAGATAATTTGTTATGGTTTCCATCTCTCTCAACTGATCAGCCTTGTTTAAATGTTTAGTCTTAAAGATTTCATCCACTTCTATTGTGTTTCCACTAACTAATGTATGTGATTAAAATGCCACGCTTGACCTGGTCTGATTTTcctcatttaatcattaattgCTAATTATTGTAGTCTTTGTACTTTTTAGCCTATTAATGGTTGCATTTAATTGTTCCTTTATTTGTGTGAATAGGTAATTGTAATAAAGCTTTCATTTATATGAAATGTGAGTTGTGTGTATCAAGTATTATGGTCACTGTACAAGTCAAGATCTTCTTAGCATTCCTCTAATTGAGACTAAATTTATATAATAAAAtcaatttttcctttttgacGGGTGGTGGCTCAATGCAAGTTAAATTCTGTTATGTTAAACAAATGCTATACAGCCATGTTGGGGGAATCTACTTTGAAGCTGTAGCTCATCTTTGTTGGAAGTTTTTAATACAGAAGCATTACACTTTTTGTTTCAAGTGGCAAGctacactacacacacagaaaaagtaGCGTAGCACTGAAGTTGTTTCTCATCAAAGAGTATCTACTGGTAATTTGTCGaataaatgactgcatttatcccccctgtctccctctctccctctctctgtctctgccaggTGAGTGGCTTCCTGATGGGCTTGAGCGTCATTGGCTCTATCTTCAACATAACAGGCATCGCCATCAACCGGTACTGTTACATCTGCCACAGCTTCAGCTACGACAAGCTGTATAGTTACCGCAACACACTGCTTCTGGTCGCACTCATCTGGCTGCTGACAGTCATCGCCATTGTGCCCAACTTCTTTGTCGGCTCGCTGCAGTATGACCCACGCATCTACTcatgcacatttgcacagaCAGTCAGCACATCATACACCATCACAGTGGTGGTCATCCATTTCTTTGTTCCCATTGCTGTGGTCACCTTCTGCTACCTGCGCATCTGGTTCCTGGTCATTCAGGTGAGGCAGAAGGTAAAGTCAGAGGTCCGCCCTCGCATCAAGCCCAGTGACGTGAGGAACTTTATCACCATGTTTGTGGTGTTCGTGCTGTTTGCAATTTGCTGGGCACCACTCAACTTGATTGGGCTCGCTGTTGCTATTAATCCTGAAGCAGTAGCACCTCGCATCCCTGAGTGGCTCTTTGTAGTGAGCTACTTCATGGCTTACTTCAACAGTTGCCTTAATGCCATCATCTATGGCCTGCTAAACCAGAATTTCCGCAGGGAGTACAAGCGGATCATCACGTCTGTGTGGATGCCACACCTCTTCTTCCAGGAGACATCACGGGGGGGTACTGAGGGCATGAAGAGCAAACCCTCACCAGGACTCAATAACAACGAGCAAGTGAAAGGAGAAACTCTGTAACACGTTTTTTCTCCAGTTTCATCTCCTTGTCCATGTGCAGTGCCATCAATCAGACTTAAACTGTACTGTGCCAAAGCAATGAACTCTAGAAATATAGATATAGTGCTCAACAGTGAGCATGACtgagattaaaatgaaaaatgagaaaaaaagaggcataTTGACAACAATTGCTCTCTTATCTATTCTTTTAAGAGTGCCATTCATAAAATTTAATGAGTTTCAGTTATAGTGATTTGATCTGAAGaagattatttttaaaatagttgACAGTCTTAAATTGATTTTCACCttgattttatgttttccatttttaaaacattGCTCAGCTTTGTTTACAGCAAATCATCACAGATGATCGCAAGTACAGTGTgcattacaaaaataagaaatgcaaACTAGTGATAGCATCCTGCAGAAAAAATCTGTTAAACGTCTATCAAGTGAATGTCCCTTGCAACAGTTGCCTCAGTAATCAGTCAATTTGTCTTAATATTTTAGTTCAGACCATAAAATTACTAGCACATAAAATCTGACATGGATATGTATGAATCCCAGATGATGAACCCTAGTGAATCTTGACAAAATTTCAGTCTTGCAGAAGTCAAAAGCAGATAACCATGGAATTTACTGATCATATTCACATAAACCAGAGGACACTATCTCTGGTCTATGTATGAATTATATTACTGGTAATATTGCAGTTGTTTACATATCAGGGTGGCCTTGCCACCCCTGGTCCTCCCTTGACTGCGGCCTTGGCCATAATAAATTATTGAACATATGTATCACACTAACTTCTGGGATGGCTCCTTCTCATTGGTgaggtgtctgatgtcagatggtagtgatgatgataatactattcacagctggttttccaggtttgggtcagtcagtctcgAGCAGAACtcagtctttgcaagagtcagttttgaaaagcgGACAATGCACAAATAAGCCCCTtgccagctgcagctttaatttcacttcaaatgagttcacatttgaaagcagagagctgagaagctggctgaAGCTTGAGGCTCAGGTCCGAGAAGTGCTTGGTAATTTCCACCATGAAGTTCAAATCACAGAGACACTTGTTATCACTGAGTTTCAAAGTCAGGTTTTTCCCTTTATCTCAATGAACTATTCCAGACAAATTGACACTTCTGAACAATTTTACTTAGTCTGATGCCAGCAGCTTCATAGCAACAAGACACTGACACAAGACACAAATTCTcattctgaatgaggtttcagcttcttagctattagctcgctcaccacaatACTTGACTGCATAATACTGTCTCTGTAAGAACGTGTGCCTGTTCGGCACCCAAACTCCACCGAAGAGCATTTATCCTTGCAGCACATCCGGTttatgtttgtagctgtaataACTCTTGAGATTGGCTTTCTCATCACTTTGAGTGCATCCATACAAACTAATGTGGACACACTGGCTTGTGTTGTACTCAAACAAAATaactgtttatctgtttgtcttGGAAAGTGCAACACTGACGTGATATCACCAATGATGCGCAttgtgttcagggaccactTGGAAGAATGTTCAGTTTgctattttatattattttctttattgttaaaaaaagtAATTGGTTTCCTGTATTCCTGTTGCCTCGCAGGCCAGATCAAACAGTATATGGCTGTATTTGGCCCAGAGGCCCCCCTGTTTTAGAGGACTCCtccctttttgtcttttattccTTCTATAATTAGAATTTCACACTGTATCTTTGATTTTTGCCATCAGACTTTCACTTACTCTTAAGTActcaaaataattaataatttccatgctttttaaaatacaaaaaaacaaaaaaaaaaacaaaacaaaacaaagaaaattgaTGAGCCCTAAACATGTTTTGTACACCTCAGGGTGcctgcctcctctcctgtttGGACAATATGTATTTGAAAGTGTAGGCACCAAGAGATAAGTAATTTAGGAGATCATGACATCCATGGTGGTTGAATGAAAGTCTGCACAGTAGTTTCATTGTCCTTCTGGATTCCTGTACTGTATTAGTAATGTACTAATGTGCTAAGCATTTTGGTAcaccaaatgtttttttatgtatattacACTGTATAATATTAATTATTGCATATTTAATTTCTACCAGTAAAAGGTTCAGttattttctatctttttttACGATAACCATGGGTAAATGCAATCCAGCATGATGAATCCCTAAAAGATGTCTTTTAGTCTTGACTTTGTTACTGGTGAATGCCTCAAATTTCTAATGTGCATTTCCATGGTTTGTCAAAGGTGCCTGATTTatcattcattaaaatgaagattttacaaaaaagaaaaaaaatgctgacagaAGGATGTGTTGGGGTTAGAGGTATAGTATAttcttctgtacttttactaatGTGACTCATCAGCTGATAGGGCAGTGCCGAGGTGTGTTCATACCAAACTGCAAAACCAATTAAAGAGGCTGCACATGCAGTCaacacaaaagatgaaaaaattcaacactgaaaacaaacagtgaaaattttcagtgtttgaatttGCAAGTTAACATAGACCTGAAAGTGTCTATACAGTTGTATTAAGATGAGGAAAAGGGAGAGACTGGAGGAAAAATACCAAAAAGAGTCCACGACCAAAGTTTATCATCCAGTTTCTCTGCTGGAAACCTGGACAGAGCCATGTAAGAGATAACATGGCCAGATATGACATGTAGGTCAGTTTCTAAATTCATAGAAGGTGGGACTAGCAGTTCCTGTATATGTAATTGAAAAAATGTTGCGATAATGTGTCAAATTTTAAAGTGTAAACATGCTTATAATGTTATTATAATTCATTTCAATTAAGATTCCAGATTCTGACCAGTTACGAAGCAGTAACTTTGCATGTAAAGACAGAACTCCTGCACTAAAACAAAATAGCAACTACAAACTACTTAAActcctgctgtcactgctgtgcaATTAGCACAAGACAAAAAATTTGGCTTTTAATTTGGTCTGAACACACCTCTACTcaatcacaatcacacacaaatgcagtgcTATACAATTctggtttgtgttttaaataattaGAGCTGTCAGGTGTATAAGTGTACTTTAAAGTCATGAAACAAAAACTCTGAGGGTATGTAAAAGCACAATTATCTATGAATCCCGGGTGACAGTGTACTTATGCAGTTTACAGGTTTTAATCTTAGTAAAGTTTCAATCTTAGTAATGATGAGAGTCATCACTTTCTCTATGCATTTCATACACATTAACACTAGCAGAGAACAAGTGAGCAAAATAAGCTTACTCAGTACTTGTGAATAATGCTACTACTGTTTTTTATCCAGTTTATCTTAGTAAAAACCAAGAGAATCAGTTGGTGCAAGCTGTTCTCCAGGCTTGACATGCTGTATTATATGGTGGTAAAAAATGTGCAtgggttttttgtttgattgtttgtttgtttttaattaatctaTTACGTTTGAATTgtctttgattgattgattgatatatttatttagttttggGTTGGATGATTCTATTTTTTGGTTTAATGATAACTGTAAAATTGTGACTGATTAAAcaatgattatgatgatgataaattGGTAGGAACTGATGGTGCATGTTAAATATGCCTACTGTAAATGCAATgattaaaggaaaaagaaaagatattgttttgttttaaaaggaGCACTAAGCAATTTTCTCATGGATTTTATCCAAAGATTCTTATTCACCTGATTTTGACTGGACTGTTGTTTATCGACATAATTATCCCAAACATTTCAACAGTAATCTCACAAGCCTTAAAAGAGTGCAGTGTAGCCCATGAGTGACAGGTACAGTTAAAGGACTTGATGTAAAATCTCAAAATAAAtagtatttattcatttatataaaaagacatttatttgcttgagctgcagagagaaccAGGTCTTTATTCGAAACAGGCTTATAATAGAGACAAGCCTCCATTtctaatttcctttttttaaagtgttttcattattttagttAGATTCCCTGTTTTCTGATTTGGCTTTGGTATTGCTGATGCAAGCTCAGCACTTCTTCCATGTTTACGTGTTGTCTTGATACATTCAGtataatgtacatttccacagcaccaTCTGAGTCCACTTTAATAGGGGCAGAGTGAAAGGACCGTCAGTCACTAGTTAACCACTAAATAACTAGCCACATAATCAGAACCACAAATAAGATAAAACGGTCAGATCATAGTACCAGCGGGAAAAAATCAGTTACAGTGACAATTAACTAACCAGAACATAACAAGAAGCActagaaaatgtaaataacaatgacaataatgacCTAGAAATAATTTCCAAATATTCAAAGTGGCTAAGGCTCaaataaatgtctgtctgtAAGCTTTTCATATATTTGTCTTCACAGTGAGCCAAAATGTGGCATCAGACTCTCTTTCACCCTGTTCACCagttctacacacacacacacacacacacacacacacacacacacacacgttcagtTAAcacccagctctgcagcttgtGATCATGTTgtagcttgttgttttggttttaccaCCGGCGCTTTTCCAGTGTGATCCATTTTGAACAAACTCCATTATTTTAACCTGGAAAACACTTTCAACCTTGATCTACTGACACTGttctttatgtaaaaaaaaacaagaactaaaTAGTATTTTACTTTATATTGGCCTAGCCAATTGCTTAGTGGTCCTTTAaattggaaaaagaaaacagaagaaacatttATTACATGATGTGACTTGAGTACATGAAGGAATGTATGCTACTGCAAAAagttaaaatgtcaataaaaatgttatttttaaggTTCTTAACTTTGTGTCTTTTACTGATGGCAGATATGTTAAATGATGGCTAATACACTCATGTCTTTTCAagtctgctgtgctgtgtataattatttatattattatattggCAGCCCTGTCTCACTGTACTTTACAGTATGTGCCCTGAGCACCACTGCACTCTCCTTCAAATTCTtaatgtgtgttgttgctgtgtttttgtgccttaatgcgtttgtttttgttgttgtgtttgtatctaCTGGTCCTACTCTGccgtgcacacatacacactatctctcgctctctctctcactcacacacacacacacacacacacacacacacacacacgcctatATTAACATT
It encodes:
- the LOC121609125 gene encoding melatonin receptor type 1B-B-like, coding for MDIPEDESLLKNGTENGPEPSQGAARPAWAITALASVLIFTTVVDVLGNLLVIMSVLRNRKLRNVGNVFVVSLAFADLVVAFYPYPLVLYAIFHDGWSLGDTQCKVSGFLMGLSVIGSIFNITGIAINRYCYICHSFSYDKLYSYRNTLLLVALIWLLTVIAIVPNFFVGSLQYDPRIYSCTFAQTVSTSYTITVVVIHFFVPIAVVTFCYLRIWFLVIQVRQKVKSEVRPRIKPSDVRNFITMFVVFVLFAICWAPLNLIGLAVAINPEAVAPRIPEWLFVVSYFMAYFNSCLNAIIYGLLNQNFRREYKRIITSVWMPHLFFQETSRGGTEGMKSKPSPGLNNNEQVKGETL